From the Synechococcus sp. HK01-R genome, one window contains:
- the purU gene encoding formyltetrahydrofolate deformylase, with the protein MSSPSVILQVICPDRPALVSELAGWVAANGGNIRHADHHTDAGAGLFLSRIEWGLDGFGLPRQAIAPAAAALAERLGGEAQLHFSDEHPRVAIFASKQSHCLLDLLWRARSGELPMQVPLVIANHPDLEPLCKDFGVPFVCVPVEKERKAEAEQTILSLLREHRIELAVLAKYMQVLSADFLAEFPTVINIHHSFLPAFKGAQPYHRAWERGVKLIGATAHYVTEDLDDGPIIEQTIAHVSHRDEVEDLIRKGRDTERLALSRALRLHLRRQVMVYRGRTAVFA; encoded by the coding sequence GTGTCATCCCCATCGGTGATTCTTCAGGTGATCTGTCCGGATCGACCGGCCCTGGTGAGCGAGTTGGCTGGATGGGTCGCGGCCAATGGCGGCAACATTCGCCACGCCGATCACCACACCGATGCCGGTGCCGGCCTCTTTCTCAGCCGGATTGAATGGGGGCTGGACGGTTTCGGGTTACCGCGCCAGGCGATTGCACCGGCGGCTGCGGCCCTGGCAGAACGCCTTGGTGGTGAGGCGCAGCTTCACTTTTCTGATGAGCATCCCCGGGTGGCGATCTTTGCCAGCAAGCAGAGTCACTGTCTCTTGGATCTGCTCTGGCGTGCCCGAAGCGGCGAGCTGCCGATGCAGGTGCCCCTGGTGATCGCCAACCATCCCGATCTTGAGCCCCTCTGCAAGGACTTCGGTGTGCCGTTTGTGTGTGTTCCTGTGGAGAAGGAGCGCAAAGCCGAGGCAGAGCAGACGATCTTGTCGCTGCTTCGGGAGCATCGGATTGAACTAGCGGTGCTCGCGAAGTACATGCAGGTCCTCAGTGCAGACTTCCTTGCCGAGTTCCCCACCGTCATCAACATTCACCATTCCTTCCTGCCCGCGTTCAAGGGTGCTCAGCCCTACCACCGGGCCTGGGAGCGAGGTGTGAAGCTGATCGGCGCCACGGCTCATTACGTCACCGAAGATCTCGATGACGGCCCGATCATCGAGCAAACCATTGCGCATGTGAGCCATCGCGATGAGGTGGAGGATCTGATCCGCAAGGGCCGTGATACCGAACGCCTGGCACTCTCCAGGGCGCTGCGACTGCATCTGCGTCGTCAGGTGATGGTCTATCGCGGCCGCACTGCGGTGTTCGCGTGA
- the pstS gene encoding phosphate ABC transporter substrate-binding protein PstS, giving the protein MQSTPLRRALTAAAGVTATFALASCSFGGSGGGDQVKGNLNGAGASFPAAIYTRWFQELAPQGVNVNYQSVGSGAGVRQFTAGTVDFGASDKPMKAEEIAQVKRGVLQIPMTAGAIAVAYNLKDCDLKLSQEQLAGIFLGKISNFKELGCADQAITVVRRSDGSGTTYNFTKHLSAISEAWKNGPGANKSIKWPTGVGAKGNEGVAAQLNQIQGGIGYVESAYVKGNLQAAALTNASGELVKPTNETESLALDSIDLGPDLIGGNPNPPKGYPIVTFTWILAYKTGNADKTDRLKKTFDFMLSDTAQSQAPSLGYVSLPAGVVEKAKAAVSEISQ; this is encoded by the coding sequence ATGCAATCCACACCCTTGCGCCGCGCTCTGACCGCCGCTGCTGGCGTGACCGCCACCTTCGCCCTCGCCTCCTGTTCCTTCGGTGGCAGTGGCGGTGGTGATCAGGTCAAAGGCAACCTCAACGGCGCCGGTGCCTCCTTCCCAGCAGCCATCTACACCCGTTGGTTCCAGGAGCTGGCCCCCCAGGGCGTGAACGTGAACTACCAGTCGGTCGGATCCGGCGCCGGTGTGCGGCAATTCACCGCTGGCACCGTGGACTTCGGTGCTTCCGACAAACCAATGAAGGCGGAGGAGATTGCCCAGGTGAAGCGGGGTGTGCTGCAAATCCCGATGACCGCTGGTGCCATTGCCGTGGCTTACAACCTCAAGGACTGCGACCTGAAACTGAGCCAAGAGCAGTTGGCTGGCATCTTCCTGGGCAAGATCAGCAACTTCAAGGAGCTCGGTTGCGCCGATCAGGCCATCACCGTGGTGCGTCGTTCCGATGGATCAGGCACCACCTACAACTTCACCAAGCACCTCTCCGCCATTAGTGAAGCCTGGAAGAACGGCCCAGGCGCAAACAAATCGATCAAATGGCCCACGGGTGTCGGGGCCAAAGGCAATGAAGGCGTGGCAGCCCAGCTGAACCAGATCCAGGGCGGCATCGGCTATGTGGAATCGGCCTATGTGAAGGGCAATCTGCAAGCTGCCGCTCTCACCAATGCCTCTGGCGAGCTGGTGAAGCCCACCAACGAGACCGAAAGCCTGGCTCTCGATTCCATCGATCTCGGCCCCGATCTGATCGGTGGTAATCCCAATCCACCCAAGGGTTACCCGATCGTCACCTTCACCTGGATCCTGGCTTACAAAACCGGGAATGCCGACAAGACCGATCGCCTGAAGAAGACCTTCGACTTCATGCTCTCGGATACAGCCCAGAGCCAGGCCCCATCCCTCGGTTATGTGAGCCTGCCCGCAGGGGTCGTGGAGAAGGCCAAGGCTGCTGTGTCTGAGATCAGCCAGTGA
- a CDS encoding O-antigen ligase translates to MATERPRQAAPSGWLLFQLGVVLLPSSALLGSLLLFPALLIGSLRRERNGWSDPWTLPLILAAVLMVSGCLRAYSGPLAWAGLANWLPFFWGFWGFQPYVSDADGRRRTALWLVVGTVPVLVTGLGQIWWGWQGPWQLFNGLIIWFVTPGGEPSGRLSGLFDYANIAGAWLALVWPFALAALVQPGLKPERRALAILLATAQVAALLLTDSRNAWGALVLAVPIVLGAQSWFWLLPLLLLALFPLLLAVLPGVPSAFQQPARALVPEAIWSRLTDSRHAAERALASTRLSQWGVALQLIGERPWLGWGAAAFSVLYPLRTGKWHGHAHNLPLELALSHGLSVAMLLIGFVLALLITSLRRGLRTLFDRAWWASVLILVVLHGTDMPFFDSRLNIAGWILLAGLRMMLRPDPVPAADGPPGSTG, encoded by the coding sequence TTGGCCACTGAGCGGCCGCGGCAGGCAGCCCCCAGTGGCTGGCTGCTCTTTCAGTTGGGAGTTGTTCTGCTGCCTTCCTCTGCGCTGTTAGGGAGCCTGCTGCTCTTCCCAGCGCTGCTGATCGGCAGTCTGCGTCGGGAGCGCAACGGCTGGAGCGATCCCTGGACGCTGCCCCTGATCCTGGCCGCGGTGCTGATGGTCAGCGGATGTTTGCGCGCCTATTCAGGACCGCTGGCCTGGGCTGGACTTGCCAATTGGCTTCCTTTCTTCTGGGGGTTCTGGGGCTTTCAGCCCTATGTCTCTGATGCCGACGGACGCCGGCGTACCGCCCTTTGGCTGGTGGTGGGAACCGTGCCAGTGCTGGTGACCGGTCTGGGCCAGATCTGGTGGGGTTGGCAGGGTCCTTGGCAGTTATTCAACGGCCTGATCATCTGGTTTGTGACCCCGGGGGGTGAACCGAGCGGCCGTCTGTCCGGGTTGTTCGATTACGCCAATATCGCCGGGGCTTGGCTGGCTTTGGTCTGGCCCTTTGCGCTTGCAGCCCTTGTGCAGCCGGGGTTGAAACCAGAGCGGCGGGCCCTGGCGATCCTCCTCGCGACTGCCCAGGTGGCCGCTCTGCTGCTCACCGATTCCCGTAATGCCTGGGGAGCGTTGGTGCTGGCTGTTCCAATCGTGCTGGGAGCTCAGAGCTGGTTCTGGTTGCTACCGCTGTTGCTGCTGGCTCTGTTTCCACTGCTGCTGGCTGTGCTGCCAGGGGTGCCATCAGCGTTTCAGCAGCCGGCCCGGGCCCTTGTGCCTGAAGCGATCTGGTCTCGGCTCACCGATAGTCGCCATGCGGCGGAGCGGGCGCTGGCTTCCACCCGTCTCAGTCAATGGGGAGTTGCTTTGCAGCTGATCGGGGAACGTCCCTGGCTGGGCTGGGGGGCAGCTGCCTTCTCCGTTCTCTACCCCTTGCGGACCGGCAAGTGGCACGGCCATGCCCACAACCTTCCCCTGGAGCTCGCTCTGAGCCATGGCCTATCGGTGGCCATGCTCCTCATCGGTTTTGTTTTGGCTCTGTTGATCACCAGTCTTCGGAGGGGGCTGCGCACCCTCTTCGATCGGGCCTGGTGGGCGTCGGTCTTGATCCTGGTGGTGCTGCATGGCACCGATATGCCGTTCTTTGACAGTCGGCTCAACATCGCCGGCTGGATTCTGCTGGCCGGGTTGCGGATGATGCTTAGGCCAGATCCAGTGCCTGCCGCTGATGGGCCGCCAGGGTCGACGGGCTGA
- a CDS encoding NAD(P)/FAD-dependent oxidoreductase, translating into MGAGAVGAGCAWRLAKAGHSVTLIDPSLGSPPPSGERSGPLDSGTVASLGILMGLVFRRSSGRAWRLRRRSMELWPQWAEELGDQEQPLQLQTPLVQVAATAEEGLRMQALAEERESSGLRFLSQEHLQRQHPDWPGGEHGALHSAQDGRIDPLALLKALRKQLTRLDVTLISEAVTRIRRAQPSPALIGKPWTLELHSSGLLETDQVVICSALAAQPLLTELGHQRAMEPVLGQVLDLELAEPSAPCSPWPAVLVCQGINLVRQGASANGRQRLWLGATLEPGTQADPQALNQLLSLQGQAPAWLQRATVVQHWQGLRARPIDRPAPLLEVLEPGLILASGHYRNGVLLAPATAEWVCEQITTRR; encoded by the coding sequence ATCGGAGCCGGAGCCGTTGGGGCCGGCTGCGCCTGGCGCCTTGCCAAGGCCGGTCATTCCGTCACCCTGATCGATCCCAGCCTCGGCTCTCCACCCCCCTCCGGAGAGCGTTCCGGTCCGCTCGACAGCGGCACCGTCGCGTCCCTGGGAATCCTGATGGGACTGGTCTTCAGGCGATCCAGTGGTCGCGCCTGGCGCCTGCGGCGACGCAGCATGGAACTCTGGCCGCAATGGGCAGAGGAGCTCGGTGACCAAGAGCAGCCACTTCAGCTCCAGACACCTTTGGTGCAAGTGGCCGCCACCGCAGAAGAAGGCTTGCGGATGCAAGCGCTTGCCGAGGAGCGTGAGAGTTCAGGGCTGCGTTTCCTTAGCCAGGAGCACCTGCAGCGGCAGCATCCCGACTGGCCTGGCGGAGAGCATGGAGCCCTCCACTCCGCCCAGGATGGACGCATTGATCCCCTAGCGCTCCTGAAGGCCCTGCGGAAGCAGCTGACTCGGCTCGATGTGACCCTGATCAGCGAAGCGGTGACGAGAATCCGCCGCGCTCAACCATCGCCTGCGCTGATCGGGAAACCCTGGACTCTGGAGCTTCACAGCAGTGGGTTGCTCGAAACCGACCAGGTGGTGATCTGCAGTGCCCTGGCCGCCCAACCGTTGCTGACAGAACTGGGCCATCAGCGTGCGATGGAACCGGTCCTAGGCCAAGTGCTGGACCTGGAGCTGGCGGAACCAAGCGCACCCTGCTCCCCCTGGCCGGCAGTGCTGGTCTGCCAGGGCATCAATCTGGTGCGGCAGGGTGCATCGGCGAACGGTCGTCAACGACTTTGGCTGGGAGCAACCCTGGAGCCAGGAACCCAGGCCGATCCGCAAGCCCTGAACCAGCTGCTCTCCCTGCAAGGCCAGGCTCCCGCCTGGTTGCAGCGGGCAACCGTCGTCCAGCACTGGCAAGGGCTTCGAGCCCGACCGATCGATCGGCCTGCACCACTCCTGGAGGTGCTCGAACCAGGCCTGATCCTGGCCAGTGGCCACTACCGAAACGGTGTGCTGCTGGCTCCGGCAACAGCGGAGTGGGTCTGCGAACAGATCACAACCCGAAGATGA
- a CDS encoding shikimate dehydrogenase — protein sequence MTSPGTIGASTGLVGLLGDPVHHSLSPAMHNAALQAIGLDWVFLALPTPADQLGTVTQGLQAIGCRGLNVTIPHKQTVAGLCRELSPLAQRVGAVNVLVPHADGGWYGTNTDVEGFYSPLQEAESDWSERRALVLGCGGSARAVVAGLTELGCTRIQIAGRRQTVLEDVMAACGSWSPQLETLLWSDDEILNDALEHSDVVVNTTPVGMASPSKPEAAEASPLSTHQIDRLKPGSWMVDIIYTPRPTRLLQLAAAQGCQTLDGLEMLVRQGAAALRLWSGRQDVPVGIMREAALAQLTPQG from the coding sequence ATGACCAGCCCCGGGACCATCGGCGCCAGCACCGGTCTGGTGGGCCTTCTCGGCGATCCGGTGCATCACTCACTCTCCCCTGCAATGCACAACGCTGCTCTGCAGGCGATAGGGCTCGATTGGGTGTTTCTGGCCCTACCGACTCCTGCTGACCAGCTAGGCACCGTGACCCAGGGGCTTCAGGCGATCGGCTGCCGCGGCCTGAACGTGACCATTCCCCACAAGCAAACCGTTGCCGGTCTCTGCCGGGAACTCAGCCCCCTGGCCCAGAGAGTCGGTGCCGTCAATGTCCTGGTGCCGCACGCCGATGGCGGCTGGTATGGCACCAACACCGACGTTGAAGGCTTCTACAGCCCCCTGCAGGAAGCTGAATCCGACTGGAGCGAGCGCCGAGCTCTGGTGCTGGGCTGCGGTGGAAGCGCCCGCGCCGTGGTGGCAGGACTGACCGAACTCGGCTGCACCCGGATCCAGATCGCCGGTCGTCGCCAGACGGTGCTGGAAGACGTGATGGCAGCCTGCGGGAGCTGGTCCCCTCAACTGGAAACGCTCCTCTGGAGTGACGACGAGATCCTCAACGATGCGCTGGAGCACAGCGATGTTGTGGTTAACACCACCCCTGTGGGAATGGCCTCTCCTTCAAAACCGGAGGCCGCTGAAGCAAGCCCTCTGAGCACCCACCAAATCGATCGCCTGAAACCGGGGAGCTGGATGGTCGACATCATCTACACACCCAGGCCAACTCGCTTGCTCCAACTGGCGGCAGCCCAGGGCTGTCAGACCCTGGACGGTCTGGAAATGCTGGTGCGACAGGGGGCAGCCGCCCTGCGCCTCTGGTCCGGTCGCCAGGACGTTCCAGTCGGGATCATGCGAGAGGCCGCCCTGGCACAACTGACCCCTCAGGGCTGA
- the dnaK gene encoding molecular chaperone DnaK codes for MGKVVGIDLGTTNSCVSVMEGGKPTVIANAEGFRTTPSVVAYTKNQDQLVGQIAKRQAVMNPDNTFYSVKRFIGRRVDEVNEESKEVSYTVEKAGSNVKVKCPVLDKQFAPEEVSAQVLRKLAEDAGKYLGETVTQAVITVPAYFNDSQRQATKDAGKIAGLEVLRIINEPTAAALAYGLDKKSNERILVFDLGGGTFDVSVLEVGDGVFEVLSTSGDTHLGGDDFDKVIVDHLADSFKANEGIDLRQDKQALQRLTEAAEKAKIELSSATQSEINLPFITATPEGPKHLDLTLTRAKFEELASKLIDRCRVPVEQALKDAKLSAGELDEIVMVGGSTRIPAVLELVKRITGKDPNQTVNPDEVVAVGAAIQGGVLAGEVKDILLLDVTPLSLGVETLGGVMTKMISRNTTVPTKKSETYSTAVDGQTNVEIHVLQGEREMASDNKSLGTFRLDGIPPAPRGVPQIEVTFDIDANGILSVTAKDKGSGKEQSISITGASTLSDSEVDKMVKDAEANASADKEKREKIDLKNQAETLVYQAEKQLGELGDKVDDAAKAKVEEKRTQLKEATEKEDFDAMKSLLEQLQQELYALGASVYQQAGADGAAAPGADGAAGSSSDAGDDVIDAEFTESK; via the coding sequence ATGGGCAAGGTTGTTGGTATTGACCTCGGCACCACAAACAGCTGTGTTTCTGTGATGGAGGGTGGCAAGCCCACCGTGATTGCCAATGCCGAGGGGTTCCGCACGACCCCCTCCGTGGTCGCCTACACAAAGAATCAGGACCAGCTTGTTGGTCAGATCGCCAAGCGCCAGGCGGTCATGAATCCCGATAACACGTTTTATTCGGTCAAGCGTTTCATTGGCCGTCGTGTCGATGAGGTCAACGAAGAGTCGAAGGAAGTCAGCTACACCGTTGAAAAGGCTGGTTCCAACGTCAAGGTCAAGTGCCCGGTGCTTGACAAGCAGTTCGCCCCTGAGGAGGTGAGCGCACAGGTGCTTCGCAAGCTTGCTGAAGATGCCGGCAAATACCTGGGGGAGACCGTCACGCAAGCGGTGATCACCGTTCCCGCTTACTTCAACGATTCCCAGCGTCAGGCCACCAAGGATGCCGGCAAGATCGCCGGCCTCGAGGTGCTGCGCATCATCAACGAGCCCACGGCCGCTGCGCTTGCCTACGGCCTCGACAAGAAGAGCAACGAGCGCATCCTGGTCTTCGACCTCGGCGGCGGCACCTTTGATGTCTCCGTCCTCGAAGTTGGCGATGGGGTCTTTGAGGTGCTCTCCACCTCCGGTGACACCCACCTCGGTGGTGATGATTTCGACAAAGTGATCGTTGATCACCTGGCTGACAGCTTCAAGGCCAACGAAGGCATTGATCTTCGTCAGGACAAGCAAGCTCTGCAGCGTCTCACCGAGGCGGCTGAAAAGGCCAAGATCGAGCTCTCCAGTGCCACGCAGAGCGAGATCAACCTGCCGTTCATCACGGCAACCCCTGAGGGTCCGAAGCACCTCGACCTCACCCTGACCCGCGCCAAGTTCGAGGAACTGGCTTCCAAGCTGATCGATCGCTGCCGCGTGCCGGTGGAGCAGGCCCTCAAGGACGCCAAGCTCTCCGCTGGTGAGCTCGACGAGATCGTGATGGTGGGTGGTTCCACGCGGATCCCCGCTGTGCTCGAGCTGGTGAAGCGGATCACCGGTAAGGATCCCAACCAGACGGTGAACCCCGACGAGGTGGTGGCTGTTGGTGCCGCCATTCAAGGCGGTGTGCTCGCCGGAGAGGTCAAGGACATCCTTCTGCTGGACGTCACTCCCCTCTCCCTGGGTGTGGAGACCCTCGGCGGTGTGATGACCAAGATGATCTCCCGCAACACCACAGTTCCCACCAAGAAGTCGGAGACCTACTCCACAGCTGTGGATGGTCAGACCAACGTGGAGATTCACGTGCTCCAGGGCGAGCGTGAGATGGCTTCCGATAACAAGTCGCTTGGAACCTTCCGTCTTGATGGCATCCCCCCCGCCCCCCGTGGCGTGCCTCAGATCGAAGTGACCTTTGACATCGACGCCAACGGCATCCTCAGCGTCACCGCTAAGGACAAGGGCAGCGGCAAGGAGCAGTCCATCTCAATCACTGGTGCCTCCACCCTCAGTGATTCCGAGGTCGACAAGATGGTGAAGGATGCCGAGGCCAACGCCAGCGCCGATAAGGAAAAGCGCGAAAAAATCGACCTGAAGAACCAGGCCGAGACCCTCGTCTACCAGGCCGAGAAGCAACTGGGCGAACTCGGTGACAAGGTTGACGATGCCGCCAAGGCCAAGGTGGAGGAGAAGCGCACCCAGCTCAAGGAGGCCACCGAAAAGGAGGACTTCGACGCGATGAAGTCTCTGCTGGAGCAACTGCAGCAGGAGCTCTATGCCTTGGGTGCCTCCGTTTACCAGCAGGCCGGTGCTGATGGCGCTGCAGCCCCAGGTGCTGATGGTGCCGCCGGATCCAGCAGCGATGCTGGTGACGATGTGATTGACGCGGAATTCACTGAATCAAAGTGA
- a CDS encoding ClC family H(+)/Cl(-) exchange transporter yields MVVLSEPKQRRHQLGSSRSIRRLLERRWWVVVLALMLTGLGAALTGVLFKAGIKLLGSWRLELLADLPAWAVLPGLGAVGGLISGLMVANLAPAAGGSGITHIMGFLKHRAVPMGLQVGLVKLIAGIVAIGSGFPLGPEGPSVQMGGSVAWQMARWLKAPVAFRRVIVAAGGGAGIAAVFSAPIGGFVYAVEELLHSARPVVLLLVIVTTFWADAWADVLGLAGLSPSSGGLDATEGFQLEREYTPLVNFLPIDLGYLIALGVVVGVLAELYCRYVLAMQRKGNAWFGDRLVLRMVISGGVLGGVYAFLPEPFHNLEGLQHLIADGSADIPMALGTFTVLFFSTGLAAASGAPGGLFFPMLTLGGSIGLACGIWVEALTGHVPSTYVFAGMGAFVASCSRTPITAMFLAFALTKDLLILKPILVACLASFLIARLFDHRSIYERQLGMELQVEDHLAAKRERRGGIHHAWDGSVRRRAFQPPPPPQPAIQPSDDPAG; encoded by the coding sequence ATGGTTGTTCTGAGCGAACCGAAGCAACGCCGGCACCAGCTGGGTTCCAGTCGCAGCATCCGCCGATTACTGGAGCGGCGCTGGTGGGTCGTGGTTCTGGCCTTGATGCTCACCGGGCTCGGGGCCGCTCTGACCGGGGTGCTGTTCAAGGCGGGTATCAAGCTTCTGGGCAGCTGGCGACTGGAGCTTCTGGCCGACCTGCCCGCCTGGGCGGTCCTCCCAGGCCTCGGCGCCGTCGGCGGCCTGATCTCAGGCCTGATGGTTGCCAATCTGGCGCCGGCCGCCGGCGGATCCGGCATCACCCACATCATGGGCTTCCTCAAACATCGGGCCGTACCGATGGGCCTGCAGGTGGGATTGGTGAAGCTGATCGCAGGCATCGTGGCGATCGGCAGCGGTTTTCCCCTTGGCCCCGAAGGCCCCTCCGTGCAAATGGGGGGATCGGTCGCCTGGCAAATGGCCCGATGGCTCAAGGCCCCGGTGGCCTTCCGACGCGTGATCGTGGCCGCCGGCGGTGGGGCCGGTATCGCAGCGGTGTTTAGCGCCCCGATCGGCGGCTTTGTCTACGCAGTGGAGGAACTGCTGCATTCCGCCCGCCCGGTGGTGCTGCTGCTGGTGATCGTGACCACCTTCTGGGCCGATGCCTGGGCCGACGTCCTTGGCCTGGCCGGACTCAGTCCCAGCAGCGGAGGGCTTGACGCCACCGAAGGCTTTCAACTCGAACGGGAGTACACGCCTCTGGTGAATTTTCTACCGATCGATCTTGGTTATCTGATCGCGCTGGGGGTGGTCGTCGGAGTGCTCGCAGAGCTGTATTGCCGCTATGTGCTCGCCATGCAACGCAAAGGCAACGCCTGGTTTGGAGACCGGCTTGTGCTGCGCATGGTGATCAGTGGCGGAGTGCTCGGAGGCGTGTATGCCTTTCTGCCTGAACCCTTTCACAACCTGGAGGGCCTCCAGCATCTGATCGCCGATGGCAGCGCCGACATCCCGATGGCGCTTGGGACCTTCACCGTGTTGTTCTTCAGCACAGGGCTGGCAGCCGCCTCTGGAGCTCCTGGCGGCCTGTTCTTTCCCATGCTCACCCTGGGAGGCTCCATTGGCCTGGCCTGCGGGATCTGGGTGGAAGCGCTCACTGGGCATGTGCCCAGCACTTACGTCTTTGCCGGCATGGGCGCCTTCGTGGCCAGCTGCTCGCGCACGCCGATCACAGCGATGTTTCTGGCCTTCGCGCTCACCAAAGATCTTCTGATCCTCAAGCCAATTCTGGTGGCCTGCCTGGCCAGCTTTCTGATCGCGCGGCTCTTTGATCACCGCTCGATCTACGAACGCCAACTGGGAATGGAACTGCAGGTGGAGGACCACCTGGCCGCTAAACGAGAGCGCCGAGGCGGCATCCACCACGCCTGGGATGGGTCGGTCCGACGCCGGGCCTTTCAGCCTCCCCCACCACCGCAGCCTGCGATTCAACCTTCAGATGACCCTGCAGGATGA
- the psbQ gene encoding photosystem II protein PsbQ, with protein sequence MLSAMRRLAAFCLCLVLCFGLAACSGGAKAKPATISPEEMAVIRRQAEGFISAQERLPELAALVNKRDWTFTRNLIHGPMQEVGREMLYINQRLLPGDRAEANELATSLKDALANLDEAARLQDGVKLQKAYVEVATGFSNYAKVIPAQALS encoded by the coding sequence ATGCTGAGCGCCATGCGTCGCCTCGCTGCGTTCTGCCTCTGCCTCGTCCTCTGCTTTGGCCTTGCGGCCTGCAGCGGCGGCGCGAAGGCCAAGCCCGCCACCATCAGCCCCGAGGAGATGGCCGTGATCCGCCGTCAGGCAGAGGGATTCATCAGTGCCCAGGAGCGACTGCCTGAACTGGCAGCGCTCGTGAACAAGCGCGACTGGACCTTCACCCGCAACCTGATCCATGGGCCCATGCAGGAAGTCGGCCGCGAAATGCTGTACATCAATCAGCGTCTGCTGCCAGGCGACCGGGCAGAAGCCAATGAGCTGGCTACGTCCCTGAAGGACGCCCTGGCGAACCTTGACGAAGCAGCCCGACTCCAGGACGGTGTGAAGCTCCAGAAGGCCTATGTGGAAGTCGCCACCGGCTTCTCCAACTACGCCAAGGTGATCCCCGCTCAAGCCCTCAGCTGA
- a CDS encoding radical SAM protein, producing MLAFPSTYTVGITSLGYQIVWATLAMRPDLDVRRLFTDQGDPPHRHCDLFGLSLSWELDGPVLLDLLEQQRIPIWSADRSDNDPLVFGGGPVLTANPEPLAPFFDVVLLGDGEELLPAFIDALQSVRDQPRAQQLRHLARIPGIYVPALYAPRYDPDGCLRSIEPIEADCPARIAKQTWRGNSLSHSTVITPEAAWPDIHMVEVVRSCPELCRFCLASYLTLPFRTPSLDDGLIPAVEKGLTATRRLGLLGASVTQHPQFSELLHWLGQDRFEDLRVSVSSVRAATVTPDLAQGLARRGSKSLTIAIESGSERMRGVVNKKLSTSEIEAAARHAKQGGLSGLKLYGMVGLPAEEESDVEDTASLLLDLKKATPGLRLTLGVSTFVPKAHTPFQWQGVRPEAEQRLKLLAKRLKPKGIELRPESYGWSVIQALLSRSDRRLAPVIAAVRGSQDSLGGWKKAYRAARAGELPSTTSAGVTLPVPPPWEQVVHDVWDEQMVLPWTHLDGPLSPSTLAAHQRQALDLA from the coding sequence GTGCTGGCCTTTCCGAGCACCTACACGGTGGGCATCACCAGCCTCGGTTATCAGATCGTCTGGGCCACCCTGGCGATGCGCCCCGATCTGGACGTCCGCCGCCTGTTCACCGATCAGGGAGATCCACCGCACCGACACTGCGACCTCTTTGGTCTTTCCCTGAGCTGGGAGCTTGACGGACCCGTGCTGCTCGATCTGCTCGAACAGCAGCGGATTCCTATCTGGAGTGCTGATCGCAGCGACAACGATCCGCTGGTGTTCGGCGGTGGGCCGGTACTCACCGCCAACCCAGAGCCCCTGGCGCCTTTTTTTGATGTGGTGCTGCTTGGTGATGGAGAGGAGCTACTGCCAGCCTTCATCGATGCGCTCCAGAGCGTGAGAGATCAACCCCGGGCGCAACAGCTGCGCCACCTGGCCCGGATCCCAGGCATCTACGTGCCTGCGCTCTATGCACCCCGCTACGACCCGGATGGCTGCCTGCGGTCGATCGAGCCGATCGAAGCGGACTGCCCCGCGCGAATCGCCAAACAGACCTGGCGGGGCAACAGCCTCAGCCACTCCACGGTGATTACACCGGAAGCGGCCTGGCCAGACATTCACATGGTGGAGGTGGTACGTAGCTGTCCGGAGCTGTGTCGCTTCTGCCTCGCCAGCTACCTGACCCTGCCCTTCCGCACCCCCTCCTTGGATGACGGCCTGATTCCAGCTGTGGAGAAAGGACTCACCGCCACCCGACGCCTAGGACTTCTCGGCGCCTCCGTCACCCAACACCCCCAGTTCAGCGAACTGCTGCATTGGCTTGGCCAAGACCGCTTCGAGGATCTGCGCGTCAGCGTCAGTTCAGTGCGGGCCGCCACGGTGACACCGGATCTCGCCCAGGGGCTAGCCCGTCGTGGCAGTAAGTCGCTCACGATCGCGATCGAAAGCGGCAGTGAACGGATGCGCGGAGTCGTGAATAAGAAACTGAGCACCAGCGAAATCGAAGCAGCAGCGCGGCATGCCAAGCAGGGAGGCCTGAGCGGTCTCAAGCTCTATGGCATGGTCGGGCTACCAGCTGAAGAGGAGAGCGATGTGGAAGACACCGCCTCTCTGCTGCTGGATCTCAAGAAAGCCACTCCGGGGCTGCGCCTGACCCTGGGTGTCAGCACCTTCGTCCCGAAGGCGCACACCCCTTTCCAGTGGCAAGGCGTGCGACCGGAGGCTGAACAACGACTCAAGCTTCTGGCGAAACGGCTCAAGCCAAAGGGGATTGAGCTGCGACCGGAAAGCTACGGATGGAGCGTGATTCAAGCCCTGCTCTCCCGCAGCGATCGTCGGCTCGCTCCGGTGATCGCCGCCGTGCGCGGGTCGCAGGACAGCCTGGGGGGTTGGAAGAAGGCCTACCGGGCAGCACGGGCAGGGGAGCTGCCATCAACCACCAGCGCCGGAGTCACCCTGCCCGTTCCCCCGCCCTGGGAGCAGGTAGTTCATGACGTTTGGGATGAACAGATGGTTCTGCCCTGGACCCATCTCGACGGCCCCCTCAGCCCGTCGACCCTGGCGGCCCATCAGCGGCAGGCACTGGATCTGGCCTAA